In the genome of Longimicrobiales bacterium, one region contains:
- a CDS encoding amidohydrolase family protein: MRNDTIARHLTVLAVLLIAISLGSSDGNAQTLSDEAREGPFDRLAILNAMIIPGHGGPAYGPADIIVEGGTIHQIVSHNGVTGRPADAGDYGAQRVIDATGMYVMPGLIDLHAHVRTEPLPLQYIYNLKLAHGVTTIVNGTGRGWDAAVEQQRLSDENRITAPRMYPIAEWGPPRARDPGHAPSADVMEPWHDSARVPDLIDEVVGPGKAHVVRVGSLAWNDELFQAVTQAVDEAGGITTVHLPPEDLNVVNAVRAAELGVTMIEHHYGYAEAALGEGALPALPVDYNYNDEAHRFRQAGAVWQEADEDLLEGEVVDRLVASGVSLIPTMSAYEVNRDFNRAVSLGWHEKYTHRVLIDWYFPSPEFHAAHHWDWTSKDEQRWSDTFRKWQGLIQAFNDRGGNLSYAVDDPYLWNTSGLGNVRELELMHEGGLEPLEVIRAATYNSALTLKRPDLGYIQTGYTADLAIVDGNPLENLRYLYSFGALDVDDDGVMVRRGGVRWTVKDGVVFDNGVLIQEVLRMVEESKEGWTSPVDGLFEPLIGRE; encoded by the coding sequence ATGCGCAACGACACTATCGCTCGGCACCTCACCGTTCTCGCTGTGCTTCTCATAGCGATCTCTCTGGGATCGAGCGACGGGAATGCCCAGACGCTCTCCGACGAAGCGCGCGAAGGTCCTTTCGACCGACTCGCGATCCTCAACGCGATGATCATCCCAGGGCACGGAGGCCCGGCCTACGGCCCTGCCGACATCATCGTCGAGGGCGGGACGATCCATCAGATTGTTTCTCACAATGGGGTGACGGGCCGACCCGCAGACGCCGGAGACTACGGCGCTCAGCGTGTCATCGACGCGACCGGCATGTATGTCATGCCGGGGCTCATCGACCTACATGCGCACGTCCGCACCGAGCCGCTCCCGCTTCAGTACATCTACAACCTCAAGCTGGCGCACGGAGTCACGACGATCGTGAACGGTACTGGCCGTGGATGGGACGCCGCAGTCGAACAGCAGCGTTTGTCGGACGAGAACCGCATCACAGCCCCGCGCATGTATCCGATCGCCGAATGGGGTCCGCCGCGCGCGCGTGACCCCGGTCACGCACCGTCCGCCGACGTCATGGAGCCCTGGCACGATTCCGCGCGGGTCCCGGACCTCATCGACGAGGTCGTGGGCCCGGGGAAGGCACACGTGGTTCGCGTCGGGAGCCTGGCGTGGAACGACGAGCTCTTCCAGGCCGTCACACAGGCCGTCGACGAAGCGGGCGGGATCACGACCGTCCATCTCCCGCCCGAGGACCTCAACGTGGTAAACGCCGTGCGGGCCGCCGAGTTGGGCGTCACCATGATCGAACACCACTACGGCTACGCGGAGGCTGCACTGGGTGAAGGGGCTCTTCCCGCGCTTCCGGTGGACTACAACTACAACGACGAAGCGCACCGCTTCAGGCAGGCCGGAGCGGTCTGGCAGGAGGCGGACGAGGACCTGCTCGAAGGCGAGGTCGTGGACCGGCTGGTTGCGTCGGGCGTGTCCCTCATCCCCACCATGAGTGCCTATGAGGTCAACCGGGACTTCAACCGCGCGGTGAGTCTCGGGTGGCATGAGAAGTACACCCACCGTGTACTCATCGACTGGTACTTCCCAAGCCCGGAGTTTCACGCGGCCCACCATTGGGATTGGACGTCCAAGGACGAACAGCGCTGGTCCGACACCTTCAGAAAGTGGCAGGGGCTCATTCAGGCGTTCAACGACCGTGGTGGGAATCTCTCCTACGCCGTGGACGACCCGTACCTCTGGAACACGTCAGGCTTGGGCAACGTGCGCGAGCTCGAACTAATGCACGAAGGCGGACTCGAGCCGCTGGAGGTGATCCGCGCTGCCACCTACAACAGCGCCCTCACGCTCAAGCGGCCCGACCTCGGCTACATCCAGACCGGGTACACGGCTGATCTCGCGATCGTGGACGGTAACCCGCTCGAGAACCTTCGGTACCTCTACAGCTTCGGTGCCCTAGACGTGGATGACGACGGCGTAATGGTCCGCCGAGGTGGCGTTCGCTGGACCGTCAAGGACGGAGTCGTCTTCGACAACGGGGTACTGATCCAGGAGGTGCTGCGGATGGTCGAGGAGTCTAAGGAAGGCTGGACGAGTCCCGTCGACGGGTTGTTCGAGCCGCTGATCGGGCGGGAGTAG
- a CDS encoding sodium:solute symporter family protein, protein MNPDPNAPVGLQLGVLVAYSLGLIALGLWISRRVKGADSFFVADRKLGPGLTFSTFLAANIGAGSIIGASGLGYRDGMSAWWWVGSAGIGSLFLAMWLGPRIWRVATKNGLYTAGDYLEHRYGSAVRATIAMLLWVATLAVLSAQLIAMAQIFEWVLGTPRWVGAVIGGVVMTAYFAAGGLLTTAWVNMVQLIVLLVGMAIALPMALSNAGGWAAVQAAAPAHPEWSNFLTGPNSGIIMIALLVPAFMVSPGLLQKAYGARDERSLRLGIGVQGLVLMAFAFVPALLGMIARVYNPELGANFELAVPTVLTQGLPPLLGALGLAAVFSAEVSSADAVLFMLSTSLSKDLYKRYVRPDASDRDVLRVARWAAVAGGVLGVLLAVVNPTVLGQLTVFYSVMSVCLFVPIVVGLHTRRPGVPEVLTGIAAGVSVLFAVRLSGITDTNRLLDPTLLGIVASAAAFALVFLVRRPSASNTDS, encoded by the coding sequence GTGAACCCTGATCCCAACGCCCCAGTCGGCCTCCAACTCGGAGTCCTCGTTGCGTACTCCCTTGGCCTGATCGCACTCGGGCTCTGGATTTCGAGGCGGGTCAAAGGTGCGGACTCGTTCTTCGTCGCGGACAGGAAGCTCGGGCCTGGCCTCACCTTCTCGACCTTCTTGGCGGCAAACATCGGGGCGGGTTCGATCATCGGCGCCTCGGGGCTCGGGTACCGGGACGGTATGTCAGCCTGGTGGTGGGTGGGCTCAGCCGGAATCGGATCGTTGTTCCTGGCCATGTGGCTCGGGCCGCGCATCTGGCGTGTGGCGACGAAGAACGGCCTGTACACGGCGGGTGACTATCTCGAGCATCGGTACGGCAGCGCGGTCCGCGCCACCATCGCGATGCTGCTGTGGGTCGCCACGCTAGCCGTGCTTTCCGCCCAATTGATCGCCATGGCCCAGATCTTCGAGTGGGTTCTTGGGACGCCCCGTTGGGTCGGGGCGGTGATCGGCGGGGTGGTGATGACCGCGTACTTCGCAGCTGGCGGCCTACTCACGACAGCCTGGGTCAACATGGTGCAGCTCATCGTGTTGCTCGTTGGCATGGCGATCGCCCTGCCCATGGCGCTGTCCAACGCCGGAGGGTGGGCCGCCGTGCAAGCCGCCGCGCCGGCTCACCCCGAATGGTCCAACTTTCTGACCGGTCCCAACTCGGGCATCATCATGATCGCACTCCTTGTGCCGGCCTTCATGGTCTCCCCAGGCTTGCTTCAGAAGGCCTACGGAGCTCGTGACGAGCGTTCGCTGCGCCTCGGCATCGGAGTCCAAGGCCTCGTGCTCATGGCCTTTGCGTTCGTGCCCGCGCTACTCGGCATGATCGCGCGAGTCTACAACCCAGAGCTGGGCGCAAACTTCGAACTCGCGGTTCCGACCGTGCTGACCCAAGGGCTCCCGCCGCTTCTGGGGGCTCTCGGCTTGGCGGCCGTCTTCTCTGCGGAGGTGAGTTCAGCCGACGCTGTGCTCTTCATGCTGTCGACGTCACTCTCGAAGGACCTGTACAAGCGATATGTCCGTCCGGACGCGTCGGACCGTGACGTGCTGAGAGTGGCGCGTTGGGCTGCGGTGGCTGGCGGCGTGCTCGGGGTTCTGCTCGCGGTGGTGAATCCCACAGTGCTCGGACAGCTCACCGTCTTCTATTCCGTGATGTCCGTGTGTCTGTTCGTGCCCATTGTCGTCGGCCTGCACACTAGGCGGCCTGGCGTCCCCGAGGTCCTCACCGGAATCGCAGCAGGTGTTTCAGTACTCTTCGCTGTGCGGCTCTCCGGAATCACAGATACCAACCGCTTGCTGGACCCCACACTTCTTGGGATCGTGGCGTCCGCGGCCGCATTTGCGCTCGTCTTTCTCGTCCGACGCCCCTCGGCGTCAAACACTGACTCCTAG
- a CDS encoding SDR family NAD(P)-dependent oxidoreductase gives MSPMSMFSLAGKNAAVVGGGSGIGRAVALGCAQQGAYVRCLDVNVDGAAETAEMIRNAGGQADSGAVDIVDGNAVTGAFQSVANDRGSLDVVVCTPAINVRKPLLDYTDEEMDLVLGVNLKGNAHVLQSAGRIMKDQGSGSIILFSSIRSLVVEPGQSMYAATKAGIVQLVRTAAAELGPSGVRVNAVAPGVIDTPLTAPIKDIPDWYNAYGDRNIFRRWGSASEMAGPTCFLASDAASYVTGTVLFADGGWTAIDGRFSPPGM, from the coding sequence ATGTCACCTATGTCCATGTTCTCATTGGCAGGTAAGAACGCCGCTGTCGTCGGCGGCGGATCCGGTATCGGTAGAGCGGTCGCACTCGGGTGTGCCCAGCAGGGCGCCTATGTCCGGTGCCTCGACGTCAACGTGGACGGAGCGGCCGAAACGGCAGAGATGATCCGAAACGCAGGTGGGCAAGCGGATTCCGGCGCGGTCGATATCGTCGACGGCAACGCGGTTACGGGGGCATTCCAGAGCGTCGCGAACGACAGAGGCTCGCTCGACGTCGTGGTCTGTACGCCCGCCATCAACGTCCGGAAACCACTGCTCGACTACACCGATGAAGAGATGGACCTGGTATTGGGCGTGAACCTCAAGGGCAACGCACACGTCCTGCAGTCCGCTGGACGGATCATGAAGGACCAAGGCTCCGGATCGATCATTCTCTTCAGCTCGATCCGTTCGCTCGTTGTAGAGCCGGGTCAGTCGATGTACGCCGCCACCAAAGCCGGCATCGTACAACTCGTCCGGACAGCCGCAGCCGAGCTGGGGCCCTCAGGCGTGCGCGTGAACGCGGTTGCGCCCGGTGTTATCGACACACCCCTGACGGCACCCATCAAGGACATCCCGGACTGGTACAATGCATACGGCGACCGGAACATTTTCAGGCGGTGGGGCAGCGCCAGTGAAATGGCAGGCCCGACGTGTTTCCTCGCTTCGGATGCCGCGAGCTATGTAACCGGCACGGTGCTTTTTGCCGATGGCGGCTGGACGGCCATCGACGGACGATTCAGCCCGCCTGGCATGTAG
- the fbaA gene encoding class II fructose-bisphosphate aldolase, with protein MPIATPAQFKQMLKTAQDSSYAYPAINVTSIITLNAAMKGFAESKSDGIIQFSTGAGQFASGLANKDAAYGCIVLAEAAHMLAEQYDVLIALNTDHCQPEKAEGFLKPLIEATAARRAAGKGNLFQNHMLDASILPLEENIAICDEYLRLCAANEIVLEVEAGVVGGEEDGAAGTEDMPDDMLYTTPEDMVTVYEALQGIGQYTFAATFGNVHGHYKPGAVKLRPEILKDGQAAVIAKYGADAEMDLVFHGGSGSQISEIRETLDYGVVKMNVDTDTQYAFTRPVADHMLSNYDAVLKIDGEIGNKKLYDPRSYLKAGEEGMSARVCVACEDLLSSGKTLFGQV; from the coding sequence ATGCCGATCGCGACCCCCGCCCAGTTCAAGCAGATGCTCAAGACCGCGCAGGACTCGAGCTACGCCTACCCCGCCATCAACGTCACGTCGATCATCACGCTCAACGCGGCCATGAAGGGCTTCGCCGAGTCGAAGTCGGACGGGATCATCCAGTTCTCGACGGGAGCCGGCCAGTTCGCGTCGGGTCTGGCCAACAAGGACGCGGCCTACGGATGCATCGTGCTCGCTGAAGCGGCCCACATGCTGGCCGAGCAGTATGACGTGCTGATCGCGCTCAACACGGACCACTGTCAGCCCGAGAAGGCCGAAGGCTTCTTGAAGCCTCTCATCGAGGCTACAGCGGCCCGGCGAGCGGCGGGAAAGGGCAACCTCTTCCAGAACCACATGCTTGACGCGTCGATCCTGCCACTCGAGGAAAACATCGCGATTTGCGACGAATACCTGCGTCTGTGTGCTGCAAACGAGATCGTGCTTGAAGTCGAAGCCGGCGTCGTTGGTGGTGAAGAGGACGGGGCGGCCGGAACCGAAGACATGCCCGACGACATGCTCTACACCACTCCCGAGGACATGGTCACCGTCTACGAAGCGCTGCAAGGCATTGGGCAGTACACGTTTGCGGCCACATTCGGGAACGTGCACGGCCACTATAAGCCGGGCGCGGTGAAGCTCCGGCCGGAGATTCTTAAGGACGGTCAGGCTGCGGTCATCGCCAAGTACGGCGCGGACGCCGAAATGGACCTCGTCTTCCATGGCGGAAGTGGATCCCAAATCTCGGAAATCCGGGAAACTCTGGATTACGGCGTCGTGAAGATGAACGTGGACACAGACACCCAGTACGCGTTCACTCGTCCCGTCGCGGACCACATGCTCAGCAACTACGACGCGGTGCTCAAGATCGATGGAGAAATCGGCAACAAGAAGCTGTACGACCCCCGCTCGTACCTGAAGGCAGGCGAAGAGGGCATGTCTGCTCGGGTCTGCGTCGCTTGTGAAGATCTCCTGAGTTCAGGGAAGACGCTGTTCGGGCAGGTCTGA
- a CDS encoding DNA polymerase III subunit alpha produces the protein MRKWSLLSIPYVELHCHSGFSFLDGASHPEELAVRAAEFGYPALALTDHNGLYGSMEFAHAARRVNVQPITGAEVTLRDCFPGVEEPEGGHHVTLLAETPQGYANLCRLLTEAHMGSERGDTRLALPSLLELSEGLILLSGCAQSPVAAAMRSSVADGEAFTRKLLDVFGPGSMFMELQDNAVKGDTARNKTLARLAGRMGLGVVATSNVHYHRPERHRLQDVLVSIKNRATLDGAHGARRANKLFHLPEPWDMRHRFESRPEALTNTLLIAERCAAFDLTEDLGYEFPDFEGSARGGAIESLAAMCLAKITTLYKDGSKEQQDAEDRLHTELRLVDLHGLAGFFLVYRDIMDLAVSVARDVRGEAPRARSGLPPGRGRGSSVSSIICYLIGLSHIDPVKNNLFLGRFLNEALRSVPDIDLDFPRDIREQLILKVYEKYGFEHTALVCTFPTYRLKSAVREIGKSLDLPMGELEKLSKLAEHRSASGLADEIASLPEFKERADAGLWKLLGELAEDVAGLPRHISQHVGGMIISSRPLVEIVPLEPAAWEGRVLCQWDKDSCEDAGFIKIDFLALGMLSLIEESIDLIADRHGEAPDLSRIDFEDEIIYDRVCSGDTVGLFQVESRAQIQMLRRTRPRNLEDLAVQVAIVRPGPIVGGAVNPYVRRREMLRENPNYEIPYPHPLLAEPLGETLGVIIFQDQVLTVCQALAGFSDGQAESLRRAMSRKRSKEALIAHWEEFRDGAAANGVDDTTAREIFQQVTAFSEFGFPKSHAAAFGLLAYQSAWLRHYYPVEFYVGLFNNQPMGFYSLDALGRDARRNGIKTMLPHINRSQVECMAEGDDLRIGLGFVRNWGADIATRIVEERDKRGPYMSLPDFLRRTPASLKRPAIENLIWVGGFEEFGMTRRELLWQAGLWLGPETDNDRTGGRDDHAQTELALADPYASLAFPALNPTDQMVAEYRMMRFSADLHPLTLIKSSLPAGTVTSDRLPHLRQGSTVRVAGLVTTRQRPGTANGYVFVMMEDEYGPINVIVKPDIYKRDRNQVRMEPFLSVRGKLQKDGGTLNVIAYEVEALRVPGTPIRRRGLSRTYETSREGAGLTTSENVGNGLSMVHEGPESDIEELPGALPPVMDTWADPDQKGPTPFSYLTALRQHAPGAKSWK, from the coding sequence GTGCGGAAGTGGAGCCTTTTGTCGATTCCTTACGTCGAGTTGCACTGCCACTCGGGCTTTTCATTCCTGGACGGCGCATCGCACCCTGAAGAACTGGCCGTGCGAGCAGCCGAGTTTGGCTACCCCGCCCTCGCGCTCACCGACCACAACGGCCTCTACGGCTCCATGGAGTTCGCTCACGCCGCAAGGCGCGTGAACGTCCAGCCCATCACAGGCGCCGAAGTCACGCTTCGGGACTGCTTTCCTGGCGTGGAAGAGCCGGAAGGCGGCCACCACGTCACTCTCTTGGCCGAAACGCCCCAGGGTTACGCCAATCTGTGCCGCCTGCTCACCGAAGCGCACATGGGTTCGGAGCGTGGCGACACGCGTTTGGCCCTGCCTTCCCTGCTGGAACTCTCCGAAGGGCTGATTCTGCTGTCGGGATGCGCGCAGAGCCCGGTTGCTGCCGCCATGCGCTCCTCCGTCGCGGACGGCGAGGCCTTCACCCGCAAACTCCTCGACGTTTTTGGCCCCGGCAGCATGTTTATGGAGCTGCAAGACAATGCGGTGAAAGGAGATACCGCCCGTAACAAGACGCTCGCGCGGCTGGCAGGCCGAATGGGCCTAGGTGTCGTCGCAACGAGCAACGTGCACTACCACCGCCCCGAGCGGCATCGCCTGCAGGATGTGCTCGTTTCCATCAAGAACCGCGCGACGCTCGATGGAGCACACGGGGCCCGAAGGGCCAACAAACTCTTCCACCTCCCCGAGCCCTGGGATATGCGTCATCGCTTCGAAAGTCGGCCCGAAGCACTCACGAACACACTTCTTATCGCCGAACGATGCGCCGCCTTCGATCTCACCGAAGATCTGGGCTATGAATTCCCGGATTTCGAGGGATCGGCTCGTGGTGGAGCGATCGAATCACTCGCCGCGATGTGTTTGGCGAAAATCACGACCCTCTACAAAGACGGCAGCAAAGAACAACAAGACGCAGAAGACCGTCTACACACGGAGTTGAGGCTCGTGGATCTCCACGGGCTCGCGGGATTTTTTCTCGTGTACCGCGATATCATGGACTTAGCCGTCAGCGTCGCACGGGACGTTCGCGGTGAGGCCCCGCGGGCCCGTTCTGGCCTCCCTCCAGGCCGAGGCAGGGGATCCTCGGTTTCGTCGATCATCTGCTATTTGATTGGCCTTTCACACATCGACCCGGTCAAAAACAACCTGTTTTTGGGCCGATTCCTCAACGAAGCACTCCGTAGCGTCCCCGATATCGACCTGGACTTCCCCAGGGACATTCGAGAACAGCTCATTCTTAAGGTCTATGAGAAATACGGGTTCGAGCACACGGCCCTCGTGTGCACGTTTCCCACGTATCGGCTGAAATCGGCGGTCCGGGAGATCGGGAAATCCCTTGATTTGCCTATGGGAGAACTCGAAAAGCTTTCAAAACTGGCCGAACACCGTTCCGCGTCAGGCCTGGCCGACGAAATCGCCTCACTTCCGGAGTTCAAAGAGCGTGCGGACGCCGGGCTTTGGAAGCTTTTAGGCGAATTGGCCGAAGACGTAGCCGGCCTGCCCCGCCATATCTCTCAGCACGTGGGCGGAATGATCATTTCCAGCCGTCCGCTCGTGGAAATCGTCCCGCTCGAGCCCGCCGCCTGGGAAGGCCGCGTGTTGTGCCAATGGGACAAAGACTCGTGTGAGGACGCGGGTTTTATCAAGATCGACTTCCTCGCGCTCGGCATGTTGTCGCTCATCGAGGAGAGCATCGATCTGATCGCGGATCGGCATGGAGAAGCGCCTGATTTGTCCCGAATCGACTTCGAAGACGAGATCATCTACGATCGGGTCTGTTCTGGGGACACCGTGGGGCTCTTTCAGGTCGAATCTCGAGCCCAAATCCAGATGCTGAGGCGCACCAGACCCCGGAATCTCGAGGATTTGGCGGTTCAGGTCGCCATTGTCCGCCCCGGGCCCATCGTGGGTGGCGCCGTGAACCCCTATGTCCGGCGCCGGGAGATGCTCAGAGAGAATCCCAACTATGAGATCCCCTACCCGCATCCGCTCCTCGCAGAGCCGCTCGGGGAGACGCTGGGCGTCATCATCTTCCAGGACCAGGTTTTGACCGTTTGCCAAGCATTGGCAGGCTTTTCGGACGGTCAGGCCGAGTCCCTGAGGCGCGCGATGAGCCGGAAACGCTCCAAAGAGGCTCTGATAGCCCATTGGGAGGAGTTTCGGGACGGTGCAGCAGCAAATGGGGTCGATGACACCACGGCTCGAGAGATCTTTCAGCAAGTCACGGCTTTTTCAGAGTTCGGGTTCCCGAAATCACATGCTGCAGCGTTCGGCCTCCTGGCCTACCAATCCGCGTGGTTACGCCATTATTACCCCGTCGAGTTCTATGTGGGACTCTTCAACAACCAACCCATGGGCTTCTACTCGCTGGATGCCCTGGGCCGAGATGCACGCCGGAACGGCATCAAGACGATGCTGCCCCATATCAACCGCAGCCAGGTCGAGTGCATGGCGGAAGGTGACGATTTGCGCATCGGGCTCGGTTTCGTACGGAATTGGGGCGCCGACATCGCCACACGGATCGTGGAAGAGCGCGACAAACGAGGCCCCTACATGTCTTTGCCCGATTTTCTGCGCCGAACACCAGCTTCGCTCAAGCGGCCAGCCATCGAAAACCTCATTTGGGTGGGCGGATTCGAAGAATTCGGCATGACCAGGCGCGAATTGTTGTGGCAAGCAGGCCTTTGGCTCGGCCCCGAGACCGACAATGACCGCACCGGAGGCCGAGACGACCATGCGCAGACTGAATTAGCCCTCGCGGACCCCTATGCGAGCCTGGCGTTTCCGGCATTGAACCCCACGGATCAAATGGTCGCCGAGTACCGCATGATGCGCTTCAGTGCCGACCTCCATCCGCTCACACTGATCAAATCTTCATTACCGGCTGGGACCGTTACTTCGGACCGTCTTCCACACCTCAGGCAGGGCAGCACGGTTCGTGTTGCGGGGCTCGTAACCACACGCCAAAGGCCTGGAACTGCAAATGGCTATGTCTTTGTTATGATGGAAGATGAGTACGGTCCTATAAACGTGATTGTGAAGCCTGATATCTACAAAAGAGACCGCAATCAAGTGCGTATGGAGCCCTTCCTTTCGGTACGTGGAAAACTCCAAAAAGATGGCGGAACCCTCAACGTGATCGCCTACGAAGTAGAGGCTCTCCGAGTACCCGGAACTCCCATACGGCGCCGGGGACTTTCGCGTACTTACGAAACCTCCAGGGAGGGTGCTGGGCTCACTACTTCAGAGAATGTGGGAAACGGCCTTTCGATGGTCCACGAAGGCCCCGAGTCGGACATCGAAGAACTTCCGGGTGCCCTGCCCCCTGTTATGGACACCTGGGCGGACCCGGACCAGAAGGGTCCGACGCCGTTCAGCTACCTGACAGCGCTTCGGCAGCACGCTCCTGGAGCTAAGAGCTGGAAGTAG
- a CDS encoding M1 family metallopeptidase — protein MVRIPSIAGAGLFAALLMTALPGQSAAQNGDTRVRRPIPAPIVLPANYLQSMERGWRSEDGSPGHAYWQQGITYDLTARLDPETGRVTGSVAIEYANNAPARYPTLWLHLHQNLHKEGAPRNASQEITGGMTLTSVSVDGEMMEEVELSDGPGYEIDGSLMQIRPELQIEQDDTLDLEIEFEFTVPQNGSGRMGHSDREMYFIAYWFPKMAMLDDLRLWDAQPYLGSSEFYDGFANYTAEISVPDGWTVMATGDLTNPDEVFSPITLERLAEASTSDELVTVAGQAERDAGTVTASGTDGWLTYRFEADNVRDFTWTTSNMQRWNATSALVPDRDEDGTDDRVMIHSFWRPERAPLWAEQWLYGKQSIEHHSERTGFAYPWPHMTSVEGADIIDGGMEFPMLTLIGPYEDSEDQALFSVTSHELGHMWVPMIVGSNEKRHAWMDEGSTTFLEDESKMELWPGVDHHRVEAANYIQVAALGLEQSMMRHGDWYEPGPGYGTASYPKPATLMAALRELIGEETWDEAYQAFISEWAYKHPTPWDFFATFERFAEQDLDWFWTSYYFETWTLDHAVGDVDGHTGGGATVTIEDRGFAPFPAKVSIRTTNGGTILHDVPVDHWLNGNTSYDIEVPASAGSVTRVEINSRGYAPDVNRRNNIWPRG, from the coding sequence ATGGTTCGAATCCCCTCGATTGCAGGTGCGGGCCTGTTTGCGGCGCTTCTAATGACCGCGCTTCCGGGTCAGTCTGCGGCACAGAATGGTGACACGCGTGTTCGGCGACCGATTCCGGCCCCGATCGTACTCCCCGCCAACTATCTGCAGTCCATGGAGCGCGGCTGGCGGAGCGAAGACGGGAGCCCTGGTCATGCATATTGGCAGCAGGGCATCACATATGATCTCACAGCTCGGCTCGACCCTGAGACAGGTAGGGTCACCGGCAGCGTGGCGATCGAATACGCGAACAACGCGCCCGCGAGGTATCCCACGCTGTGGCTCCACCTGCACCAGAACCTCCACAAGGAGGGTGCCCCACGGAATGCATCCCAAGAAATCACGGGCGGGATGACCCTGACTTCGGTGTCGGTGGATGGTGAGATGATGGAGGAAGTCGAGCTGAGCGATGGGCCGGGATACGAAATCGACGGATCCCTCATGCAGATTCGGCCTGAGCTCCAAATCGAACAGGATGACACGCTGGATCTCGAAATCGAGTTCGAGTTCACCGTTCCCCAGAACGGATCCGGCCGGATGGGCCATTCTGACCGCGAGATGTACTTCATCGCCTACTGGTTCCCGAAGATGGCGATGCTGGACGATCTCCGTCTCTGGGATGCGCAGCCGTATCTGGGTTCGTCGGAGTTCTACGACGGCTTCGCCAACTACACGGCGGAAATCTCTGTGCCTGATGGTTGGACGGTCATGGCGACGGGAGATTTGACGAATCCGGACGAAGTATTCTCGCCGATCACGCTCGAACGATTGGCTGAAGCGTCTACTTCGGACGAACTCGTGACGGTTGCTGGCCAGGCGGAGCGAGACGCGGGTACGGTGACGGCCTCCGGGACGGATGGGTGGCTCACCTACCGCTTCGAGGCGGATAACGTCCGTGACTTCACTTGGACGACCTCTAACATGCAGCGGTGGAACGCGACTTCGGCGCTCGTACCTGATCGGGACGAAGACGGGACCGATGATCGAGTGATGATCCATTCGTTTTGGCGTCCCGAACGTGCCCCTCTATGGGCCGAGCAGTGGTTGTACGGGAAACAGTCGATCGAGCACCATTCTGAACGGACCGGCTTTGCATACCCCTGGCCGCATATGACGTCCGTTGAAGGCGCCGACATCATCGATGGCGGGATGGAATTCCCCATGCTGACGCTCATCGGGCCCTACGAAGACAGTGAGGATCAGGCCTTGTTCAGCGTGACGTCGCACGAGCTAGGCCATATGTGGGTGCCGATGATCGTGGGTTCGAACGAGAAACGTCATGCATGGATGGATGAAGGGTCGACGACCTTCCTCGAGGACGAGAGCAAGATGGAGCTCTGGCCTGGTGTTGATCATCATCGGGTCGAGGCGGCCAACTACATCCAGGTAGCGGCGCTCGGGCTCGAGCAAAGCATGATGAGGCATGGCGACTGGTATGAGCCGGGCCCGGGCTATGGCACAGCTTCGTATCCGAAGCCCGCCACGCTCATGGCCGCGTTGCGCGAGCTCATTGGTGAAGAAACCTGGGATGAGGCCTACCAGGCGTTTATTTCTGAGTGGGCGTACAAACACCCGACCCCATGGGACTTCTTCGCGACGTTCGAGCGGTTCGCTGAACAGGACCTCGATTGGTTTTGGACGTCGTACTACTTCGAAACGTGGACGCTGGACCACGCCGTGGGCGATGTCGATGGCCACACGGGTGGCGGAGCAACCGTGACGATCGAAGACCGTGGCTTCGCGCCGTTCCCAGCCAAAGTGAGTATTCGCACGACGAATGGAGGCACGATCTTGCACGACGTGCCTGTGGATCACTGGTTGAATGGGAATACGAGTTACGACATCGAGGTGCCGGCGAGCGCTGGGTCGGTGACACGGGTGGAGATCAACTCTCGTGGTTATGCGCCTGATGTGAATCGGCGGAATAACATCTGGCCGCGAGGCTAG